A genome region from Streptomyces antimycoticus includes the following:
- a CDS encoding zinc-dependent alcohol dehydrogenase, protein MLTEPGALSVVSVPEPSCGPGEVLIRMRGTGLCGSDLAVHAGHRRPPRLPWILGHEGTGRIVGLGSAVSGLRTGQDVVIEPDYCCLTCAPCRAGRTSACDGRAAVGLTVPGLLSDYVVAPAAFVWPVAPRLPLEDLVCVEPATVARAAMRRSGIAPGQSCLVIGAGSQGLLLCQALVDHGVTVFVQEPNEARLDRACSLGATPLPPDTNKLPCLFETSGAPGVIEQGLRRLATPGTAVLIGMNTSPLGVSPRDLVAGQITLIGSMIYDHPVDFAQTVSALESRTPPRLGAVVSDGYALEDVQEAFTAAYTAAGKVWVDLS, encoded by the coding sequence GTGCTGACGGAGCCCGGTGCGCTGTCCGTGGTGTCCGTGCCGGAGCCGTCCTGCGGCCCCGGGGAGGTGCTGATCCGTATGCGGGGCACGGGGCTGTGCGGCTCCGATCTCGCGGTGCACGCGGGACACCGGCGGCCACCGCGTCTGCCCTGGATCCTGGGCCATGAGGGGACGGGGCGGATCGTCGGGCTGGGCAGCGCGGTCAGCGGTCTGCGCACCGGCCAGGACGTGGTCATCGAACCGGACTACTGCTGTCTGACGTGCGCCCCCTGCCGGGCCGGGCGGACGTCGGCCTGCGATGGCCGGGCCGCTGTGGGACTGACCGTTCCCGGCCTGCTGAGTGACTATGTCGTGGCGCCGGCCGCGTTCGTCTGGCCGGTCGCCCCGCGGCTGCCGCTCGAGGACCTGGTCTGTGTGGAACCGGCGACCGTGGCCCGGGCGGCGATGCGGCGCTCGGGCATCGCGCCGGGGCAGAGCTGCCTGGTGATCGGGGCCGGTTCCCAGGGTCTGCTGCTGTGTCAGGCGCTGGTCGACCACGGTGTGACGGTGTTCGTCCAGGAGCCCAACGAGGCCCGGCTCGACCGCGCGTGTTCCCTGGGCGCCACGCCCCTGCCACCGGACACGAACAAGCTCCCCTGTCTCTTCGAGACCTCCGGCGCCCCCGGAGTCATCGAGCAGGGGCTGCGACGGCTCGCCACACCCGGCACCGCCGTTCTGATCGGGATGAACACCTCCCCTCTCGGGGTCTCCCCCCGCGATCTGGTGGCGGGGCAGATCACCCTCATCGGCAGCATGATCTACGACCATCCGGTGGACTTCGCACAGACCGTCAGCGCCCTGGAGTCGCGGACACCGCCCCGGCTCGGGGCGGTGGTCAGCGACGGCTATGCCCTGGAGGACGTCCAGGAGGCGTTCACCGCGGCGTACACCGCGGCGGGAAAGGTGTGGGTCGACCTCTCCTGA